In Wenyingzhuangia fucanilytica, the following are encoded in one genomic region:
- a CDS encoding Lrp/AsnC family transcriptional regulator translates to MKKHHLDEIDHQILDTLIENARTPFTDIAKKLLVSAGTIHVRVKKMEDEGIIKGSTLTLDYEKMEYNFIAHVGLYLESSSKIRQVLAALEKIPNVTVAYITAGKYNIFCKIRAKDTNQAKDIIFSIDDIDGVRRTETMISMEESINDKKRMMHAIFKDY, encoded by the coding sequence ATGAAAAAACATCATTTAGACGAAATAGATCACCAAATATTAGATACGTTAATAGAAAATGCAAGAACTCCATTTACGGATATTGCTAAAAAATTATTGGTTTCAGCAGGTACCATACATGTTCGTGTTAAGAAAATGGAAGACGAAGGAATTATTAAAGGTTCTACGTTAACATTGGATTATGAAAAAATGGAATATAACTTTATTGCTCACGTAGGTTTGTATTTAGAGAGTAGCTCTAAAATTAGACAAGTTCTTGCTGCTTTAGAAAAAATTCCAAACGTAACAGTTGCTTATATTACTGCTGGTAAATACAACATTTTCTGTAAAATTAGAGCTAAAGACACTAATCAAGCAAAAGATATTATTTTTTCAATAGATGACATTGACGGAGTTAGAAGAACCGAAACAATGATTTCTATGGAAGAAAGCATTAACGATAAGAAAAGAATGATGCACGCTATTTTTAAAGATTATTAA
- a CDS encoding M14 family zinc carboxypeptidase, protein MNRLDLDTLEKWYLNNYEDKLLGRRIVLEDIEPIINSLKSPFAVKQLGTSEEDRNIYHITLGTGPKKILLWSQMHGNESTGTKALFDLFKYVEDHLDNDLIKDLLKTCTLIFIPMLNPDGSTNFTRVNANDIDLNRDAVDLKAKESNLLRDVLNNFNPHFCFNLHDQRTIFNVEGFKNPATISFLAPSVDEERTLTNGRKETMAAIVAMNATLQETIPNYVGRYTDEFYPTATGDNFQKLGHNTILIEAGHYPGDYNRNIVRKYNFYAILSGLKYLVYHNDYTNFEPYFDIPNNGKQNYDFIFRNVIDDQNNQVDIAFQYEYEVVNNELVSKLVEYQRGDLKEFNAYNEF, encoded by the coding sequence ATGAATAGATTAGATTTAGATACTTTAGAAAAATGGTACCTAAACAATTACGAGGATAAATTGTTAGGTAGACGTATTGTTTTAGAAGATATAGAACCAATTATTAATTCTTTAAAATCTCCATTTGCTGTTAAGCAACTAGGAACTTCTGAAGAAGATAGAAACATATATCACATCACTTTAGGAACAGGTCCTAAAAAAATACTTTTATGGTCTCAAATGCACGGGAACGAAAGTACTGGAACCAAAGCTTTGTTTGACTTGTTTAAGTATGTAGAAGATCATTTAGATAATGATTTAATTAAAGACTTATTAAAAACCTGTACTTTAATATTTATCCCAATGTTAAACCCTGATGGGTCTACAAATTTTACAAGGGTAAATGCAAACGATATTGATTTAAATAGAGATGCAGTAGATTTAAAAGCTAAAGAAAGTAACTTATTAAGAGATGTATTAAATAATTTTAATCCTCATTTTTGCTTTAACCTACATGATCAGCGAACTATTTTTAATGTAGAGGGATTTAAAAACCCTGCAACAATATCTTTTTTAGCGCCTTCTGTTGATGAAGAAAGAACTTTAACGAACGGTAGAAAAGAAACAATGGCTGCTATTGTAGCAATGAATGCAACTTTGCAAGAAACCATTCCAAATTACGTTGGAAGGTATACAGATGAGTTTTACCCAACTGCAACCGGAGATAACTTTCAAAAGCTTGGACACAATACTATTTTAATTGAGGCGGGACATTATCCTGGAGATTATAATAGGAATATTGTTAGAAAATATAACTTCTATGCTATCTTAAGTGGGTTAAAATACCTAGTTTACCATAATGATTACACTAATTTTGAGCCATATTTTGACATTCCTAACAATGGAAAGCAGAATTATGACTTTATTTTTAGAAATGTTATTGATGATCAAAATAACCAGGTGGATATTGCTTTTCAGTATGAATATGAGGTAGTTAACAATGAGTTGGTTTCCAAATTGGTTGAATATCAAAGAGGAGATTTAAAAGAATTTAATGCATATAATGAGTTTTAG
- a CDS encoding helix-turn-helix transcriptional regulator translates to MLNQEAFINRLHKLLEHYHLSAATFADEINVQRSSISHLLSGRNKPSLEFVLKIVDSYKEVSLDWLLYGKEEFPSRPSQSINNSIDPTKEKEKLQNDVLDKGQKKTTTPSDIERIVVFYKNGTFKEYSERSF, encoded by the coding sequence ATGTTAAACCAAGAAGCATTCATTAATAGACTACATAAATTACTAGAGCATTATCATTTATCAGCAGCTACATTTGCCGATGAAATCAATGTACAACGCTCTAGCATCTCTCACCTACTTTCGGGTAGAAACAAACCAAGCTTAGAATTTGTATTAAAAATTGTAGACAGCTACAAGGAAGTATCTTTGGATTGGTTGCTTTATGGTAAAGAAGAATTCCCTTCTAGGCCATCTCAAAGCATTAACAATAGTATAGACCCTACTAAGGAAAAAGAGAAGTTACAAAATGATGTATTAGATAAAGGGCAAAAAAAAACAACAACCCCATCTGATATAGAAAGAATTGTTGTTTTTTATAAAAACGGAACTTTTAAGGAGTATTCCGAACGTTCTTTTTAG
- a CDS encoding M1 family metallopeptidase — MQQYIKILFVVFIACQTQAQRLYRFNDNGKTATKEFNLIDTKLNLSFNFDDQTVNGEAWITLSPHFKSTDKLQLDAKKMNIYEVKKGNQVLKFYNSGTKLNIDLPKTYTKNDTLTLYIKYRGNPNKVESNGGVAITDDKGLYFINPKGDDASKPTEIWTQGEPEQNSVWFPTIDKPNQKSTEEIILTVPTIFKTLSNGKLISQKDNGDGTRTDHWKQTLPHAPYLFFVGVGDFAVIKQEWRGKEVSFYVEPSYKDTAEELFKNTTKMLTYFSDITGVEYPWDKYSQMIVRDYVSGAMENTGAVIHAEQAMLSKGELSERNTWEPTIAHELFHHWFGDLVTTESWANITVNESFANYSEYLWLNHEYGKYRADEHMDKDKSQYLNPNALSENYEKHLVRYNYSKKDDVFDVVSYNKGGLILHMLRNYLGDDVFFAGLKLYLEKNKFKSAEAQQLRLALEEVSGEDLVWFFSQWYYGNGHPRLKVSYENDLLKNSVKVKVTQSGKEFDFPLTITVYEGENKQDYRVFVDGKEKIFEFPFKKEPKLVKVNSDHVLLAEITEPELNTEQLIYQYKHADHFVDKMESLKLLKEKQDDKDVFKLFEAAINDPYETIQAYALDNINLAGSYAKKRTISRIVELAKDKNPNVSAAAISTLGKLMDRKYLSVFVQGIDNISPKVKGNSLLAMYYVDKERAEKYAEGLPIEVKNYIYVPLLKIYLEQRKPEQVTFVAKYLLTGMYLIQDEKLKKNFEDAFDWVSATDNEEAMQIMVDDFVEKGLRYKKYNFNYECIRVLRKVIAKQQEENHSNKEAILSILEQGVKKLAIE; from the coding sequence ATGCAACAATACATAAAAATATTGTTTGTTGTTTTTATAGCGTGTCAAACTCAAGCTCAACGTTTGTATCGCTTTAACGACAATGGAAAAACAGCCACCAAAGAATTTAATTTGATAGATACCAAATTAAATTTAAGTTTCAATTTTGACGATCAAACCGTTAATGGAGAAGCTTGGATTACTTTAAGTCCGCATTTTAAAAGCACCGATAAACTACAATTGGATGCCAAAAAAATGAATATTTATGAAGTTAAAAAAGGAAATCAGGTTTTAAAATTTTACAATTCAGGAACCAAATTAAACATCGATTTACCTAAAACATATACCAAAAACGATACTTTAACCCTGTATATAAAGTACAGAGGAAATCCTAATAAAGTAGAGAGTAACGGGGGAGTTGCTATTACTGATGATAAGGGTTTGTATTTTATCAATCCAAAAGGGGATGATGCATCTAAGCCTACAGAAATATGGACTCAAGGGGAACCGGAACAAAACAGTGTGTGGTTTCCTACCATTGATAAACCTAATCAAAAATCAACAGAAGAAATTATTCTTACAGTACCAACTATTTTTAAAACGCTGTCTAACGGAAAATTAATATCTCAAAAAGACAATGGAGATGGTACTAGAACAGATCACTGGAAACAAACTTTGCCACACGCTCCTTATTTATTTTTTGTGGGAGTTGGTGATTTTGCTGTGATTAAACAAGAATGGAGAGGTAAAGAAGTAAGTTTTTATGTAGAACCTTCTTATAAAGACACGGCAGAGGAGTTGTTTAAAAACACAACCAAAATGTTGACCTATTTTTCTGACATCACAGGAGTAGAATATCCTTGGGATAAATACAGCCAAATGATTGTTCGTGATTATGTAAGTGGAGCAATGGAAAATACAGGAGCGGTAATCCACGCAGAACAAGCCATGTTGTCTAAAGGAGAATTGTCTGAAAGAAATACATGGGAACCTACCATTGCACATGAATTGTTTCATCATTGGTTTGGAGATTTGGTAACCACAGAAAGTTGGGCAAATATTACTGTAAACGAATCGTTTGCTAATTATTCTGAATATTTATGGCTAAATCACGAATATGGAAAATATAGAGCTGATGAGCATATGGATAAAGACAAAAGTCAATATTTAAATCCAAATGCATTAAGCGAAAACTATGAGAAACATTTGGTACGCTATAATTACAGTAAAAAAGATGATGTTTTTGATGTTGTAAGCTATAACAAAGGAGGGCTGATTCTTCATATGCTTAGAAATTATTTAGGAGATGATGTTTTCTTTGCTGGACTTAAATTGTATTTAGAAAAAAATAAATTTAAATCTGCAGAAGCACAGCAATTGCGTTTGGCTTTAGAAGAAGTAAGTGGCGAAGATTTGGTTTGGTTTTTTAGTCAATGGTACTATGGTAATGGACATCCAAGATTAAAAGTAAGCTATGAAAACGATTTGTTAAAAAACAGTGTAAAAGTAAAAGTTACCCAATCTGGAAAAGAGTTTGACTTTCCTTTAACAATTACTGTTTACGAAGGGGAAAACAAACAAGACTACAGGGTTTTTGTTGATGGAAAAGAAAAGATTTTTGAGTTTCCGTTTAAGAAAGAGCCTAAGTTGGTTAAGGTAAACTCAGACCATGTTTTATTAGCAGAAATTACAGAACCTGAATTAAACACAGAACAGTTGATTTATCAATATAAACATGCTGATCATTTTGTAGATAAGATGGAGTCTTTAAAGTTGTTAAAAGAAAAACAAGATGATAAAGATGTTTTTAAGTTATTTGAAGCTGCTATTAACGATCCGTATGAAACAATCCAGGCTTATGCTTTAGATAATATTAATTTGGCAGGAAGTTATGCTAAAAAAAGAACTATTTCTAGAATTGTAGAATTGGCTAAAGATAAAAACCCAAATGTTTCTGCAGCAGCAATATCTACATTAGGAAAATTAATGGATAGAAAGTATTTGTCTGTTTTTGTACAAGGAATAGATAATATTTCTCCTAAGGTTAAAGGGAATAGTTTGTTGGCGATGTATTATGTAGATAAAGAAAGAGCAGAGAAGTATGCAGAAGGGCTTCCTATAGAGGTTAAAAATTATATTTACGTTCCTTTATTAAAGATATACTTAGAGCAACGTAAGCCAGAGCAAGTTACTTTTGTTGCCAAATATTTATTAACAGGAATGTATTTAATTCAAGATGAGAAACTAAAAAAGAATTTTGAAGATGCTTTTGATTGGGTTTCGGCAACAGATAACGAAGAGGCTATGCAGATTATGGTAGATGATTTTGTTGAAAAAGGATTGAGATACAAAAAATACAACTTTAATTACGAGTGTATAAGAGTGTTAAGAAAAGTTATTGCTAAACAGCAAGAAGAAAACCATAGTAACAAAGAAGCTATTTTATCTATTCTAGAACAAGGGGTTAAAAAACTTGCGATTGAATAA
- a CDS encoding adenine phosphoribosyltransferase encodes MKIKNLEERVKSVIRDVQDFPKPGILFKDITPILLYPDLLQDMITEMANQFEGIQIDAVAGIESRGYLFGVLLAQKLQVPFIMIRKEGKLPAKTIKESYDLEYGSATIEVHEDAIKTGSNVLIHDDLLATGGTAIAAANLIKQKANVAGFSFVIDLTFLEGSKKLKEIKPIVKSLITY; translated from the coding sequence TTGAAGATTAAAAACTTAGAAGAGAGAGTAAAATCTGTGATTCGTGATGTGCAAGATTTTCCAAAACCCGGAATCTTGTTTAAAGACATTACGCCAATCTTATTATACCCAGATTTATTACAAGACATGATTACTGAAATGGCAAATCAGTTTGAGGGAATTCAAATTGATGCGGTTGCAGGAATTGAATCTAGAGGATATTTGTTTGGGGTTTTATTAGCGCAAAAATTACAAGTTCCTTTTATCATGATTCGTAAAGAAGGAAAATTGCCAGCCAAAACGATTAAGGAATCTTATGATTTGGAATATGGTTCTGCTACTATTGAAGTTCATGAAGACGCAATTAAAACAGGAAGTAATGTTTTGATTCATGATGATTTATTGGCAACAGGTGGAACTGCTATTGCAGCAGCAAACTTAATTAAACAAAAAGCCAATGTAGCGGGATTTAGTTTTGTGATAGACCTTACTTTTTTAGAAGGAAGTAAAAAGTTAAAAGAAATTAAACCGATTGTAAAATCATTAATCACCTATTAA
- a CDS encoding GlmU family protein, translating to MNYILYDGAFRAALLPFTFTRPVADLRIGILTIREKWEKYLGLTTTTLTEEYLSDKYPMLEMEANVFINAGYIPNIDFFKAVKNLKANQKVVCKDDILAFYSTEDQEEVDFDTYESITIENVESIENKWDLFLKNEYAILQDFEMLTKDEISMEIPEGVQAVNKSQIFIEEDATISPCILNASNGPIYIAKDAVVLDGALIRGPFALGEKALVKMGAKIYGATTIGPNCKVGGEVKNSIIFANSNKGHDGYLGNSVIGEWCNFGADTNVSNLKNTFSKVRLWNYEDEIYEDTQQMFCGLMMGDHSKTGINAMFNTGTVVGVSANIFGSDLPEKFIPSFTWGGGKLMDVYNLKKAIRTARKMMELSHCEISEQDIFILEEVYQQTKKYRNKIED from the coding sequence ATGAATTACATTCTTTACGATGGTGCTTTTAGGGCAGCACTTTTACCATTTACTTTTACTAGACCAGTTGCAGATCTTAGAATAGGAATTTTAACCATTCGTGAAAAGTGGGAAAAATATTTAGGTTTAACCACTACTACATTAACAGAAGAGTATTTAAGTGATAAATATCCTATGTTAGAAATGGAGGCCAATGTTTTTATAAATGCTGGATATATTCCTAATATCGATTTTTTTAAAGCTGTAAAAAACTTAAAAGCAAATCAAAAAGTAGTTTGTAAGGATGATATTTTGGCTTTTTATAGTACAGAAGATCAAGAAGAAGTAGATTTTGATACTTACGAATCTATTACAATAGAAAATGTAGAGAGTATTGAAAACAAGTGGGATTTATTTTTAAAAAATGAATACGCAATTCTACAAGATTTTGAAATGTTGACGAAGGATGAAATTTCTATGGAAATTCCAGAAGGAGTTCAAGCCGTTAATAAATCACAAATTTTTATAGAAGAAGATGCAACTATATCTCCTTGTATTTTAAACGCATCCAACGGACCAATTTACATTGCTAAAGATGCTGTTGTTTTAGATGGTGCATTAATCAGAGGGCCTTTTGCTTTAGGAGAAAAAGCTTTGGTTAAAATGGGGGCAAAAATTTATGGAGCTACCACTATTGGACCCAATTGTAAAGTAGGAGGAGAAGTTAAAAATAGTATCATTTTTGCCAACTCTAACAAGGGGCACGATGGATATTTAGGGAACTCAGTTATTGGAGAATGGTGTAATTTTGGAGCAGATACAAATGTATCTAATTTAAAAAACACTTTTAGTAAAGTTAGGTTGTGGAATTATGAAGACGAGATTTATGAAGATACACAACAAATGTTTTGTGGATTAATGATGGGAGATCATTCCAAAACAGGTATCAATGCTATGTTTAACACTGGTACAGTTGTTGGAGTAAGTGCCAATATTTTTGGGTCAGATTTACCAGAAAAATTCATTCCTTCTTTTACTTGGGGAGGAGGCAAATTAATGGATGTTTATAATTTAAAAAAAGCCATTAGAACTGCTAGAAAAATGATGGAATTATCACATTGTGAAATTTCTGAACAAGACATATTTATTTTAGAAGAAGTATATCAACAAACAAAAAAATACAGAAATAAAATTGAAGATTAA
- the guaB gene encoding IMP dehydrogenase: MSTNKVISEGLTYDDVLLVPAYSEVLPNTVSIKSKFTRNIPLNTPIVSAAMDTVTESRMAIAMAREGGIGVIHKNMSIAEQAKQVKKVKRSEAGMILEPVTITADQTVLDANLLMQEHKIGGIPVVDDKGILKGIVTNRDLRFEKNSKRKIADVMTSEGLVTVSAGTSLKEAEVILQDNKVEKLPIVDKDFKLVGLITFRDITKVRENPEANKDEFGRLRVAAAIGVTDDCLERVTALAKEGVDAVVLDSAHGHSINILNKLKEVKAAFPNLDVVAGNIVTKKAALDLVAAGADAVKVGIGPGSICTTRVVAGVGYPQLSAVIQVAEALAGTGVPVIADGGVRYTGDIPKAIAAGADSVMLGSLLAGTKEAPGEVILFNGRRFKSYRGMGSVEAMKQGSKDRYFQGDEDNSKKLVPEGIEGRVPYKGELYETMHQFIGGLRAGMGYCGAGTIEGQKNAEFVRITASGIAESHPHDVAITKEAPNYSRQ; encoded by the coding sequence ATGTCTACAAACAAAGTTATTTCTGAAGGACTTACATACGATGATGTATTATTAGTCCCTGCTTATTCAGAAGTGTTACCAAACACCGTTTCAATAAAATCTAAATTCACAAGAAACATCCCATTAAATACGCCTATTGTGTCCGCAGCTATGGATACTGTTACGGAGTCTAGAATGGCAATCGCAATGGCTCGTGAAGGAGGTATAGGTGTGATTCATAAAAACATGTCTATTGCAGAACAAGCAAAGCAAGTTAAAAAAGTAAAACGTTCTGAAGCAGGAATGATTTTAGAGCCAGTTACCATTACTGCAGATCAAACTGTATTAGATGCTAACTTGTTAATGCAAGAGCATAAAATTGGAGGAATTCCTGTTGTAGATGACAAAGGTATTTTAAAAGGAATTGTGACCAATAGAGATTTGCGTTTTGAAAAAAATAGCAAAAGAAAAATTGCTGATGTAATGACTTCCGAAGGTTTAGTAACCGTTTCTGCAGGAACTTCTTTAAAAGAAGCAGAAGTCATTTTACAAGACAATAAAGTTGAAAAACTTCCTATCGTTGATAAAGATTTTAAACTTGTTGGATTGATTACTTTTAGAGACATTACAAAAGTTCGTGAAAATCCAGAAGCAAATAAAGATGAGTTCGGAAGACTAAGAGTTGCTGCAGCCATTGGTGTTACTGATGACTGTTTAGAAAGAGTTACTGCTTTGGCAAAAGAAGGAGTAGATGCTGTTGTTTTAGATTCTGCTCACGGACACTCAATTAATATTTTAAACAAATTAAAAGAGGTAAAGGCTGCTTTTCCTAATTTAGATGTAGTAGCTGGAAATATAGTAACCAAAAAAGCGGCTTTAGATTTAGTAGCTGCTGGTGCAGATGCTGTTAAAGTTGGTATAGGACCTGGTTCTATTTGTACTACTCGTGTAGTTGCAGGAGTAGGATACCCTCAATTATCTGCTGTTATTCAAGTTGCCGAAGCTTTGGCTGGAACTGGAGTTCCTGTAATTGCCGATGGTGGAGTTCGTTATACAGGTGATATTCCTAAAGCAATTGCTGCAGGAGCAGATTCAGTAATGTTAGGATCTTTGTTGGCAGGAACAAAAGAAGCTCCAGGAGAAGTGATTTTGTTTAACGGAAGAAGATTTAAATCTTATAGAGGTATGGGATCTGTTGAAGCGATGAAGCAAGGTTCTAAAGATAGATACTTCCAAGGAGATGAGGATAATAGTAAAAAATTAGTTCCAGAAGGAATTGAAGGTCGTGTTCCTTATAAAGGAGAATTATACGAAACTATGCATCAATTTATTGGTGGACTAAGAGCAGGAATGGGATACTGTGGAGCAGGTACCATTGAAGGTCAAAAAAATGCTGAATTTGTGAGAATTACAGCATCAGGAATTGCAGAAAGTCACCCACATGATGTTGCAATTACCAAAGAAGCTCCAAATTATTCAAGACAATAA